In the genome of Bosea sp. BIWAKO-01, the window TCGATCGGTCGCGAACATTGAACGCGCTCGATCGTTCGATCGCTCCCGATCTCAAGGCCGACTTGCCCCGCCTCGAACGGCGAGCAGGCCTGATCAACAGCGCCATCGTGTTCGCGATTTCCAGCGGGGTGACGACGATCCTGCTGATGGTTGTTGCCTTCGGCTTCGCCTTCCTGGGCCTAGCTCACGAACGCGGCGTCGCGCTTCTCTTCGTCCTGTCCGTTGGACTGTTCGGCGCCTCGCTCACTCAGTTCCTTCGCGAGGTCCAGATGGCGCTCCAGAAGATCGATCTCATCAGTTGACCGAACACCCGGGCCAAATCATCGGACCAGACGCCGGATCCGGTCCGATGATCCACCCTTTCTCAATGGGGGCATCGGCTTTTCCGAAATCCTCAATCCACTTTTCAGGCCCATGCTTCAGGTCCTCACCGCACATCAACCGAAGAGACAGTAGTCGCTATCGGCCCGGCCCGAACAGCCGACCGCGTCGTGTGCGCTCGACGCCTCCAGGCCATGTTTTTTGAGATGTCACAAAGCACTTGTGAAATCTCAGAAGCTGATCCAGCATGCCTGCCATGCTCGATACCTCGCCTGCCTTCGCGCCATCCTCGTCGCTCCCGGTTGCGGAGACGCAGCTCGATGTCGCGAGCCGGCGGCTGCGCAAGGCGGTCGTCTCCTGCGAGCTGGCGCCGGGCGAATTCGTCCACGAGGCCGCCCTGGCCGAGCGTTTCGCGCTCGGACGCGCCGGCATCCGCGTCGCGCTGACCGAGCTCACCGCGGCCTGCTTCGTCGACCGGCACGCCCGCCAGGGCTGGCAGATCGCTCCCGTCGATGGCGCCCTGATCGCAAGCGTGCTGGACGGCCGCCGCAGGCTGGAGCCGTCGCTGGCGACGCTGCAGCTAAGCGGGCAGACACAAGCCGCGCTCGCCGCACTGCTCGGCGTGATGGACTCTGTCCGGGGCCGGACCGAGCCGGTTGCGCTCTCGACCGCGCGCTCTGCCGAGCGGCAGCTGCGCAACCTGCTGGCCGCGGCGACCGGGACGCTGGCCCGCCGCTGGCTCGGCGACATCTGGGACCATGCCGACCGGATCGTGCGCATGCTCGACCTCGCCGGCCACCCGGTACCGCCGGCTGAGCTCGGCGATCTCGTGAGCGCGCTTGCCGCTGGCGATGCGGAGGCGGCGAGCCTCGCCATCGCCGCGGAGCACCGGCGCTTCACCGAGGCAATTGCCCAGGGCCTGATGCTCGCGGCATCGCGGCCCGCGCCACCGCCAGCCCGCTCGGCAAGGCGCTCGCGACGGACGACGACCATCACCACCGAACAGCCCCGCCCCCTCCCGAAGGAGCAGCAGCGATGACCCCTCTCTCACGGAACGCTCGTCTTGCTGCGCTGGCCGCAGCGCTCGCGCTCAGCACGGCGCCCGCCCATGCGTCGAAGGAGCGCTTCATTGTCGACCTCGTCAACGAGCCGTCGTCGCTCGATCCGCAGGTGCAGTGGAACCCCGACAGCTACTATGTCTACCGCAATATCTTCGACAACCTCGTCACCCGCAACGACAAGGGCGAGATCGTCCCGCAGGTCGCGACGAGCTGGAAATACCTCTCCGACACCGAGATCGAATTCGAGCTGCGCTCCGATATCCTCTTCCATGACG includes:
- a CDS encoding DUF2721 domain-containing protein → MFSELPSVNHLSLVITQATAPAFLLGAVVGLISVLINRLERILDRSRTLNALDRSIAPDLKADLPRLERRAGLINSAIVFAISSGVTTILLMVVAFGFAFLGLAHERGVALLFVLSVGLFGASLTQFLREVQMALQKIDLIS
- a CDS encoding GntR family transcriptional regulator; amino-acid sequence: MLDTSPAFAPSSSLPVAETQLDVASRRLRKAVVSCELAPGEFVHEAALAERFALGRAGIRVALTELTAACFVDRHARQGWQIAPVDGALIASVLDGRRRLEPSLATLQLSGQTQAALAALLGVMDSVRGRTEPVALSTARSAERQLRNLLAAATGTLARRWLGDIWDHADRIVRMLDLAGHPVPPAELGDLVSALAAGDAEAASLAIAAEHRRFTEAIAQGLMLAASRPAPPPARSARRSRRTTTITTEQPRPLPKEQQR